Part of the Marinicella rhabdoformis genome is shown below.
GCTTCATTGACCACCATCAAACTAAAGGCATTGAAACTGCAATAACAATTATTCCGACAAAATCAAAAATATATCCAGAGTTTTTACCCAATATGGAAGGGCATTGGTGTGACAACACTCACCCCACATGGATTGATGAGTTTATCAGTGACCTTAATAATTCTCAGCTGATTTATCCTTTGGCTCTTTTTAAGGCCTGGAAAACTGAATTTGATGTATTCCTCCCAAAACGTTTTCACTGGAATGGAAAAACACCTTACAAAATGGCTCAAAAAATCTTAAAACACTGGAACATCGAACAAACCCTGTTTCCATCATCAAGCATTGAACCAATCAAGTCAGACCTCAACAATCACCTAGCCGGCTTAGCATTTTTCGACACCACCACCAAGTACAGCTACCTAGATGAAAAAATGACCCGGTGTAGAAATGCCGACTGTATAACAGGATTTAAATCACATTATGAGCGGGGGGTTGTTCAACAATACAAAAGAAACACCGACAATTCACTTACATTGTTGATACTTTCTGACTCCTTTGGGCCAGGAATCACACGTCAACTTCCAATTGGTTTTTCAGAAGTGGTGTCAGTGGACCTGAATCACCTTCAAAAAAACGAGGAAAAAGCATTCATTAAGTGGATAGTTAAAAAAGTAAAACCAAGCCACATGCTTTATGTTATGCATGATGGCGGCATCATTTGGCAGTCATTAAGGCTAAACAGAATGCTTTCAAAAGTTGAATAAATAAAGTGCCATTTATCTCGTGTGTCAATGGTTTAGAGGGGCTTACTTGCTACAAACAGCAATTGCTCTTCACCTAAATAACCATATTTTTCTGACCAAGCGGTAATCACATAAGGCTGTTCAAAACCAATCTCAGACATTTCATCTAATATGTTCCAACCAAAATCATAAAAGCTCAAGCAACCTTTATCATTGATTGGATCACCGTGATATTCGGGGGGCTCCAAATGCTCAACTTCATTTTTGTCGTTAATGACTGCCCTTACAAGGTGTTTATGTCTGTTGGCATCAAAAGGGAATGACATCAGAAGCTTCCCCCCTGGTTTTAAAACCCTAAACATTTCTTTCATGGCTGACTTGTAGTCAGGTATATGTTCCAAACAATCAAAAGACAGCACTAAATCCATGCTTTTTCCTTTGAAGGATAATTGAGTCAAATCCTCATGCTGGATATATTTGAATCTTTTTCGTACTTTTTTACCTGGTTTCGTGTCTGCACCTACATATTCACTCCCAGTAACTTGATACCGTTTCTTTTTTAAATACTTATAAAAAGGGGTTAACTGCTCTGTTATATAAATACGCTCTGATTGTCCCAGCTTTAGGTGTCTGACCAGTACATGAAAAGACAGTCTTGTTCGATTGTTAAGTAACGTTTTAGGACAAATCAACCTTTCCCTCCAGTTGATTTTTTCACCATTTGCATACTCCCAGTCTACAATAAAATCTACTGATTGGTTTGCAGTTATTGAATAACCAGGGACAACAAATGATCGCCCCGCATGAGTTTTTTCAAGGCTTAATAATGCAGCATTTCGTACTTTATACTTTGGGGTTGACTTAATATAATGAGAAACAAACTCATTTTTGCTTTTGAAAATAGTGAAGTTCATTTCAAAGATTGGCTAAATTTTTATTATAGCGTATTCTATGACAAAATTATGAACGTAAGAACAAAGCTAAAAAGATTTTGCTAATGAACAAGTTTTCAATCTTAATATGTTAGAATTCCGTTCATATTATAATAATGAGCTAGGGTATCAGCATGTCTAAATCACAAACTTTACAAGATCCATTTTTAAACGCTTTGAGAAAAGAGCGTATTCCTGTGTCTGTTTTTTTGATGAATGGTATTAAGTTACAAGGTACGATTGAGTCATTTGACCAATTTGTTATCGTGTTAAATAACACCACCAACCAATTGGTTTATAAGCACGCGGTTTCGACCATTGTGCCTGCTAAAAACGTCAGTACTTATAAAATTCAACAAGAAGCTGAAGACTGATAAGGTTAATACATACCAAAAATTCGAAAGTAACCTGTTGATGACGTGCTTATCAGAGGTTGCTTTTTTTATGGGCAAAAATAAAGACCGCTCTCTTCATGTAAGAGAAAGTATTCAAAGGAGATAGATCAACTTGTTCGAGAGATCCAAAAGAGGCGACAAAGCCATACTGTTATCACCCCACACACCAGATGGTGAATTGGAAGGTGAGGCTTTGGACCGCTTGAATGAATTCAAAGAACTGGCCACCACAGCTGGCGCTGAAATATTTGGTGTGTTGACCAGCAGCCGACTGAATGTAGAGCCTAAATTTTATATTGGTACAGGTAAAGCTGAAGAACTGGCTCAATTGGTTGAATCTAATGAAGCCGATTTGGTTTTGGTTGATGCGTCACTCAGTCCAGTACAAGAACGAAACCTTGAAAAACTGGTTCAAGCCCGGGTTTTGGACCGCCGCACCTTGATTCTCGATATTTTTTCTCAACGTGCACGCTCTTATGAAGGCCAATTGCAAGTTGAACTGGCCCAATTGAAACACATGTCCACTCGATTGATTCGTGGATGGACCCATCTGGAACGCCAAAAAGGTGGTATTGGTATGCGTGGGCCGGGTGAAACCCAGTTAGAAACGGACAGGCGTTTGTTGGCCGTACGCATGAAAAGCCTGAACAGCAAACTTGAAAAAGTGGTTAGGCAACGAGAACAAGGCAGGCGACAACGCAAAAAGTCAGGGGTTAAAATGATTGCTTTGGTTGGTTACACCAATGCAGGAAAGTCAACATTGTTCAACAGGTTAACCGATGCCGAAGTGTATGCACAAGATCAGTTGTTCGCCACTTTGGACCCAACTGTACGCCAATTAGAATCAATTTCAGGAACCAAAGCAGTGATTTCTGACACGGTGGGTTTCGTGCGCGACCTGCCCCATGAACTGGTGGCGGCATTCCGTGCCACTTTACAAGAAGCCTTGGATGCTGACCTACTCTTACATGTGATAGACGATGCCAACCCAGAACACCGTGACCACATCAATGAAGTCAATAAAGTCCTGTTTGAGCTGAAATTAAAAGATGTACCCATGATTGAAGTGTACAACAAAATTGACGTTTCTGGAGCAGAACCCGCTTGGCTTAAAGGGCATGAAGGCAGTGCAGATAAGGTTTGGCTTTCGGCTTACAGTGAAGAAGGCATCGATTTATTAATGAAAGCCATTGAAGAACGGGTCAATCGTACCCATCTTACATTGGATTTCAGCCTGCCTTTGTCTGAAGCCCGCTTGCGCGCCCAGTTTTATCAAGCTGATGCGGTAAAAAATGAGGCTTTTGACGATGCAGGTAACTGGTTATTGACGGTTGATATGGCAATAGAAAAGTGGCATCAAATGGCCAAAGCAGATGGTTCTGAAGGACAGTTTGTGGCAGAATTATTGACCCAACACGATCAGGCACCCAAAAAAGACAACTTTATCGGAGATTAATATGCCTTGGAACGAACCTGGCAACAATCAGTCGGGCCCTAACAAGCCCAACAAACCACAAGGCGGTAACCAACCTCCAGGGTTTGACAAAATACTCAGCGACTTTTTTAATTCATTAAAAAGTCTCTTTGGAGGCGGCTCTGGCGGCTCATCCAACAACAACGGTGCACAAGCACCTATATTGTTTTTCATCATCGCCATACTTGGTTTAGGACTGTGGAGTTCAGCCTACCGAATAGATCAACCCGAACGCGGTGTTGTTTTGATATTTGGTAAATACTCACATACCATGCAACCCGGGTTGAATTTTACTTTACCCAAACCTTTTGCTGAAGTTTATAAGGTCAATGTAGAAACTGTTCGTCAAGAAGACAACAGCGGTCAAATGCTGACCGAAGATAAAAACTTGATTGAAATTGACTACTCGATTCAATACCGGATTGATGAAACACTGGTCAATGATTACCTGTTCAATATCAGCAACCCTCAAAACACGGTATCACAAGTGGCAGAAAGTGCCATGCGCCAAGTGGCAGGAACCAGCACTTTAGACCACATCGTCAATGAAAACCGCACAGATGTGAACTTCAAAGTTCAGTCAGAGTTGCAACAAATGCTTAATGAATATGGTGCTGGAATTGAAATTCGCCAGGTGAACATCACAGAAGTTCACCCACCAAGAAATGTCAAAGAAGCCTTTGATGATGTTGTGAAAGCCAGAGAAGATCAAAAAACCTACATCAATCAGGCCAATGAATACGCCAAACGTGTGATTCCTGAAGCAGAAGGTAAAGTGTTGAAAATCATCCAAGAGGCAGAAGCATACAAAGAATCAATCATTGCGGAAGCCAAAGGTAAAGCAGAACGCTTCGACTTACTCAGAACTCAATATGAAATGGCTCCTGAAGTCACGCGTCAACGCATGTATTTAGAGACCATGGAATCTGTTTTAGGCGAAACGGCTAAAATTGTGATGGATGGA
Proteins encoded:
- a CDS encoding class I SAM-dependent methyltransferase translates to MNFTIFKSKNEFVSHYIKSTPKYKVRNAALLSLEKTHAGRSFVVPGYSITANQSVDFIVDWEYANGEKINWRERLICPKTLLNNRTRLSFHVLVRHLKLGQSERIYITEQLTPFYKYLKKKRYQVTGSEYVGADTKPGKKVRKRFKYIQHEDLTQLSFKGKSMDLVLSFDCLEHIPDYKSAMKEMFRVLKPGGKLLMSFPFDANRHKHLVRAVINDKNEVEHLEPPEYHGDPINDKGCLSFYDFGWNILDEMSEIGFEQPYVITAWSEKYGYLGEEQLLFVASKPL
- the hfq gene encoding RNA chaperone Hfq, which encodes MSKSQTLQDPFLNALRKERIPVSVFLMNGIKLQGTIESFDQFVIVLNNTTNQLVYKHAVSTIVPAKNVSTYKIQQEAED
- the hflX gene encoding ribosome rescue GTPase HflX; protein product: MFERSKRGDKAILLSPHTPDGELEGEALDRLNEFKELATTAGAEIFGVLTSSRLNVEPKFYIGTGKAEELAQLVESNEADLVLVDASLSPVQERNLEKLVQARVLDRRTLILDIFSQRARSYEGQLQVELAQLKHMSTRLIRGWTHLERQKGGIGMRGPGETQLETDRRLLAVRMKSLNSKLEKVVRQREQGRRQRKKSGVKMIALVGYTNAGKSTLFNRLTDAEVYAQDQLFATLDPTVRQLESISGTKAVISDTVGFVRDLPHELVAAFRATLQEALDADLLLHVIDDANPEHRDHINEVNKVLFELKLKDVPMIEVYNKIDVSGAEPAWLKGHEGSADKVWLSAYSEEGIDLLMKAIEERVNRTHLTLDFSLPLSEARLRAQFYQADAVKNEAFDDAGNWLLTVDMAIEKWHQMAKADGSEGQFVAELLTQHDQAPKKDNFIGD
- the hflK gene encoding FtsH protease activity modulator HflK, with amino-acid sequence MPWNEPGNNQSGPNKPNKPQGGNQPPGFDKILSDFFNSLKSLFGGGSGGSSNNNGAQAPILFFIIAILGLGLWSSAYRIDQPERGVVLIFGKYSHTMQPGLNFTLPKPFAEVYKVNVETVRQEDNSGQMLTEDKNLIEIDYSIQYRIDETLVNDYLFNISNPQNTVSQVAESAMRQVAGTSTLDHIVNENRTDVNFKVQSELQQMLNEYGAGIEIRQVNITEVHPPRNVKEAFDDVVKAREDQKTYINQANEYAKRVIPEAEGKVLKIIQEAEAYKESIIAEAKGKAERFDLLRTQYEMAPEVTRQRMYLETMESVLGETAKIVMDGKDSNSLMYLPIDQLMKQSNKQSIQPIDFGTTVVTAPAERKTTTRNNRNTNRGRGN